A segment of the Zingiber officinale cultivar Zhangliang chromosome 8B, Zo_v1.1, whole genome shotgun sequence genome:
tacgaagacgccttccatcaagcttgaaggcaccttcggatattgttcatccgaaggcaaatGTGCTCATTTGTcctgcaaaataatgttagtccaataaataaaataataacctgcaagataaatgttagtacaataataagCAGTATTAATTAGTTCATATTCTCAAATGACCATAaactagttaaggtctcagcttagggatcccaaatagacctaaactggaccgacacctATTGTCTCTTCAACCGGGACGcgccctcacttggtcactctcctccagtgacttaccttaacttacgaGTTTGTCATACATCCGGTCAGcacatcgacctgtctggacttcatgccagctatccagtcggtcCGTTAACCTAGCTAGACCTCTTGccaaatatccgatcaacctgttgacctatctggacttcgtaccagctatccagtcggcccattgacctagctggatttcttgcacacttaatcaagtagttagatcacaacaaaacctaacttaacttacatgttattcatcaaaacttgagttagaccgttagtgcaaaattgcaccaacactctgcTCAATTTGAAGTATGTGTCATgtcaacttggttcggtcgaccaatccttcagaatttgtaaaatagagttagatgcACAGTATATAAAAGTTACCCCTGCAACATAAAGTTAACATATAAAtatgatgcatgagtaataatagaCAGTAAaatctgtcttgatctcaacttagaaacctcccgatttcttcagttggatcagcgacctagggtttattCATTCTTGGGATATGATCTCCCTGTCGCtcctctccagttgcttaccttaacctacctgccaaacatcggGTCCTCCATACCTGTATGGACTTCGGTTTAGCATTAAATCAGCTCACCAAAGCTTCCTCTCGATATTAGGTCCTCTAGATCTATCGACTCTAACTGCCATGTGTCAGGTCTTCGATCCACCTAGATTTCCTGCCTGACCTGCATGATTTGCTAAAGCTTTAATTTCCTATCTAGCCGCGAttaggactttcccggttgagtaaatatcACGCACACTTAGTTAATTTATCAAATCAAAATAAGACTTAATTTGAACCTTTGACAGCATCAAAACTCAAATTCGATTCTGGTACATCCTGCACCAACATATTCATATATAGACAAATAATAACACTATAAAAAGGAGTCTCCATTTATAAATGTAGGTATGCTCACATTACGCAATCGAGACTATGCAATTTCTCTTATTCATATTACTGTTCATCGCCTTCTATCaatcactaacttgagcatcagagaACCTATGTAAAAGACTCTTTTCCTGATCCAATCACTAACGCTCCTCCTAATACGTAAGAGTACTTCAAAATTATCTTTAGACAATAGTCTTCACTTTATCAACATATGAGCCACGTATCAGTATTAAATATCTACCCATTTCaaacatgataagctacatgagaTTCAATAGTCAAGCCAACCTGATATATCAATCATTTATaaggatgatatatatatatatatatatatatatatatatatatatatatatatatatatatatatatatatatatatcatatatataACAAAAAAGGAATATTGTGAaagaaaattattatatatttggGTGAAAGGGAGATGTTAATTTTAGTTACCAAAAATTAGTGACAAATACCAAAAACtagaaaattattatatatttggGTGAAAGGGAGATGTTAATTTTAGTTACCAAAAACTAGTGGGATTCggaagtaaatttttttttaaaatatgaatgTAATTCTATGGATGTAAAATAAAGCACTTATTAAATCCATTGCAATAATATCAGTTACAAAATAATATCAGTTACAATACCTACCAACAGTCAGTTCCCCTACCTACTTTTCTCcgtattttttttcaaatgtacACAGGTGGAGTTCTCAACTAAACAGATGATCGGGTGAAAAAGTAGAGAAAGACTAGGGTAAAATTGAGTGAGCGCAATAAAGAGAAAGTTGATGCTCTCTAAGTAAAGTGTGTAAATAACGTATTTTCAATGAAGAAAatcatcttttatatatatatatattttgggcAAGTGTTGAACAATGGTGTCCAAACTGAAACTGAACCACACTATCCGATTAAGATCGTCTGTGTCTATAAAACACCGATTAATTAAGATGACAAAGAATTGACTTGATAGGAAAAGAAAATGTCGATGGAGAGGATTTGCGTTTTTGTTTGTGGTGTGTTGTTGTTGATGTCAACGGCATCGGTTGGATGGGAGCAAAAGCACGATTACAAGCTCGCGCTGAGCACGAGCTTGTTGTTCTTCGAAGGGCAGCGATCAGGGAAGCTTCCTCCTAACCAACGCCTGACATGGAGGAAGGACTCGGCTCTACGCGATGGCCAAGAGGGTGGTGTAAGACAATTAGCTATATATACATGCCTGCCTGCCTCTTCTTGTGTCTACGAGGAACAACTTGTATTATATTTCTTAATTTGTTTAATTAGGTTGATCTAACGGGGGGATACTACGACGCGGGGGACAACGTGAAGTACAGCTTTCCGATGGCGTTCACGGCGACGATGTTGGCGTGGAGCATCATCGAGTTCGGCGACGGGATGGCCATGGGAAACGAGTGGATTAATGCTGCGGAAGCTCTGAGATGGAACACAGATTTCTTGCTGAAGGCCACGGCCCACTTGCCCAACACGGTCTACGCCATGGTGGGCAACCCCAACAGCGACCACATCTGCTGGGAACGGCCCGAGGACATGGAAACCCCGCGCCCCGTGTACGCCGTCAACACCGCTCACCCGGGCTCCGAGGTCGCCGGCGAGATCGCTGCCGCGCTGGCTGCTGCCTCAATCGCCTTCAAGACCTACGACGCTGCCTACTCCCAGCGCTTGTTGTCTAAAGCGAAGCAGGTCCGTATTTGAAACCTCAAATTAATATGatataaaaatgtatataattTCAAAGATTTTACGATTATGTACGTATATCAGTTCTCCTACGCATACAGAAGTACAGAACTAATTTCTATGCGTATTTAAATTCAACACGCCCACGCATGCAAAATACGGTTGCACTCAATTATCAATGCTTAATTAATGTTCCAAcgcatataaatttaatttatttgtttttttaataaattttttgcaGGCGTATTATTTCGCAAACACCTACCAGGGCTCATACAACGATAGCATTGGCTACGCAGTCTGCCCATTTTACTGTGATTTCAGTGGCTACcatgtaattataattaatatagttttaattaatttcttttatttctagtaaaatatttatataattatatatgttGCAGGATGAGTTAGCTTGGGGTGGAGCATGGTTGAATAAAGCCACCAACAGCAAAAAATACCAAAACCATGTGGATACGGCCATTCGAAAAATGAAACTCATGCAAGAAGCAGGAACTAATTATATTGACACTGAGTTTTCATGGGACAATAAACATGCAGGAACTTACGTCCTCCTAAGCCAGGTATTAATTAATTTCCATATATATATCTATTCTATTaatgaatataaatataaaataaatatatttaccgtttaattaaaacaatttataaaattacaaaccggctttatttttttttacttatgacAAATTTTTTAGCAAAATTGCAGATTGGTCAGTACGAAAAGGAAGCTCAAACCTTTGCATGCGCGGTGCTACCGGAATCCCCCACCAGGACCGTCAAATACACACCAGGTTCGTCAATTAACTAATAATTAACTTCTCGTGTTATTAATTATCATTTTCCAGatcgattaaaaaaattaattaaaaggcAGACTGAAATAATTTTCTAGCTAAGGCGTAATTGgtaaaaaattaaggaaattatttctcaaatggaagagtgtaaaaaaaatataattatacttCTCTTTTGTCCCATATTTTAATTGATAACATTGTAAATAtggagaaacttctataaatactaaaatatatatatttctctATATTTTAGTTAAGATCAAGTAGAATagttatttttatcaatttaatatcttactattttattaaaaatctttccCTTTTACTAACTAACTTAATGAATTTACGTtgatatccttttttctattcacactaaaaataattccaaggtttattagtaattccacaagcgaaacaatcagtgatctagagttcgaaactCAGTTacggcatattattatgaattattttcatcattaattttctctgattgttatatataaagaatataattctttttagtcccacatcttagaattgataatactatgatcaaagaaatttctataaatattttaggcttaaaaaatatacttttcttaattttttttactaagataagtataatattaaattaaattaatttttttcatagaaaAGCGGTGACacttgaaaattcaaataattcggatttttaaaaactcaaataatacaaattttcaaaagtaggtactttaccctaatgactGCACGATCACtagttttatataaaaatt
Coding sequences within it:
- the LOC122014186 gene encoding endoglucanase 8-like, whose amino-acid sequence is MSMERICVFVCGVLLLMSTASVGWEQKHDYKLALSTSLLFFEGQRSGKLPPNQRLTWRKDSALRDGQEGGVDLTGGYYDAGDNVKYSFPMAFTATMLAWSIIEFGDGMAMGNEWINAAEALRWNTDFLLKATAHLPNTVYAMVGNPNSDHICWERPEDMETPRPVYAVNTAHPGSEVAGEIAAALAAASIAFKTYDAAYSQRLLSKAKQAYYFANTYQGSYNDSIGYAVCPFYCDFSGYHDELAWGGAWLNKATNSKKYQNHVDTAIRKMKLMQEAGTNYIDTEFSWDNKHAGTYVLLSQVLINFHIYIYSINEYIGQYEKEAQTFACAVLPESPTRTVKYTPAGLLFKTQGCNSQIVGSLSLLALIYAKHLTEARQTITCGNTQFPPWKLVEFAKNQADYILGSNPMGMSYMVGYGPKFPQHVHHRAASLPSVNAHPSFIACGDGFSYLNRPNPNMNELTGAIVGGPNSGTDNFADDRRQSAQTEPTTYVNAPFVGVFAYFVNHKK